From the Elusimicrobiota bacterium genome, one window contains:
- a CDS encoding glycosyltransferase family 39 protein → MSTRRWLLLLLAAALAARVLFCVLFPQGLPDGGVPNLDMYHHLAGTLLQDGTLRDLEGRLTAMREPGYPLVLAGLYAVSGPRYRAVLALHCLLGVLTVWLVWLLGLRLFGPRCAWLAALMAAFHPQLLYYTALPRRETFQAFLLAWSVWLLLDALDFKDLWPLQRPGAPKGRRGWRTAGAPRWLLAGAIWALNPLTNSAFLPAGLAAAAAAVLVGRSRSLDLRRGAGLFLAAYVALFALWPLRNASVFHRFIPGINGGGNHIYIGFIVPDDAAGTPGEQAYLRADATAQAAVKLSEEDKDALFYRAALDWIRAHPAGFAKRLGGSFLKLWRLYPYPRDYGTSYRLIQWASLLSDGWILPLALIGLLLGCARRPACWVPASVLGAVTFTYMVFWAVIRYRVPLMPLVFPFAACALERVGSALRLWTQEDA, encoded by the coding sequence CGTCCTCTTCCCCCAGGGCCTGCCCGACGGCGGCGTCCCGAACCTCGACATGTACCATCACCTGGCCGGGACCCTCCTCCAGGACGGGACCCTGCGGGACCTCGAGGGCCGCCTCACCGCCATGCGCGAGCCGGGCTACCCGCTCGTGCTCGCCGGGCTCTACGCCGTGAGCGGGCCGCGCTACCGCGCGGTCCTCGCGCTTCACTGCCTGCTGGGCGTCCTCACGGTCTGGCTGGTCTGGCTGCTCGGCCTGCGCCTCTTCGGGCCGCGCTGCGCCTGGCTCGCCGCGCTCATGGCCGCGTTCCATCCGCAGCTGCTTTATTACACGGCGCTGCCGCGGCGGGAGACCTTCCAGGCGTTCCTGCTGGCGTGGAGCGTCTGGCTGCTGCTCGATGCGCTGGACTTCAAGGACCTCTGGCCCCTTCAGCGCCCCGGAGCGCCGAAGGGACGGCGCGGGTGGAGAACGGCCGGCGCGCCGCGCTGGCTGCTGGCCGGCGCAATCTGGGCGCTCAATCCCCTGACGAACTCCGCCTTCCTGCCCGCGGGCCTCGCGGCCGCCGCGGCCGCCGTCCTCGTCGGGCGCTCGCGCTCGCTGGACCTGCGGCGCGGGGCCGGACTCTTCCTCGCGGCCTACGTCGCGCTCTTCGCGCTCTGGCCGCTGCGCAACGCGAGCGTCTTCCACCGCTTCATCCCCGGCATCAACGGCGGCGGCAACCACATCTACATCGGCTTCATCGTCCCCGACGACGCCGCCGGGACGCCGGGGGAGCAGGCATACCTTCGGGCCGACGCCACGGCGCAGGCCGCGGTGAAGCTCAGCGAGGAAGACAAGGACGCGCTCTTCTACCGCGCGGCCCTGGACTGGATCCGCGCCCATCCCGCGGGCTTCGCGAAGCGTCTCGGCGGGAGCTTCCTCAAGCTCTGGCGGCTCTATCCCTACCCCCGCGACTACGGGACCTCCTACCGCCTCATCCAGTGGGCGAGCCTGCTCTCCGACGGCTGGATCCTGCCGCTCGCGCTCATCGGCCTACTCCTCGGCTGCGCGCGCCGCCCCGCCTGCTGGGTGCCGGCGTCCGTCCTCGGGGCGGTGACCTTCACCTACATGGTGTTCTGGGCGGTGATCCGCTACCGCGTGCCGCTGATGCCGCTCGTCTTCCCTTTCGCCGCCTGCGCGCTCGAGCGCGTCGGCTCCGCGCTGAGACTTTGGACGCAGGAGGACGCATGA